In Novosphingobium sp. P6W, a genomic segment contains:
- a CDS encoding HAMP domain-containing sensor histidine kinase, translating to MWAIVFAAMFRRLGTTGRIVAFFILFYTAATLALGATVYVIGDKALREQLDDRIDVEADYLVDVYNRRGMASLRDTLQRRDDRGVNELGYLLIGPRGQHLGGELSTTPPPMGWSEIRFRDQEDEIAAARAFTTVLPDGSRLTVAVELAPAYELRQTVVRLLLFGFGTMLVGGIAGGVLLIRAIRSRLSVMNNTAQAIIAGDMTQRVPASPTRDDEFDRLARTLNTMLERNSALIDNLRQVSSDIAHDLRTPLARLLQRMERLSSALQGDPVLHQEVERAIGEANATLSLFGALLRIAEVESGTLRRYFLPLDLSATACSIAESYMAVAEDSGRSLTCRIEDDVRVIGDRDLVSQALVNLLENAIRHTPPGTRILVTVRRERARAVLGVVDNGHGVSAELWGTLAKRFTRGDKSRSGPGFGLGLNLVEAVATVHGGAMRFRDAGPGLIVSLDMPVA from the coding sequence GTGTGGGCTATCGTCTTCGCAGCGATGTTTAGACGCCTCGGGACCACGGGCCGGATCGTCGCCTTCTTTATTCTCTTTTATACGGCGGCGACCCTTGCACTTGGCGCCACCGTCTACGTCATTGGCGACAAGGCTCTGCGCGAACAGCTCGATGACCGCATCGATGTCGAGGCGGACTATCTCGTCGATGTCTACAATAGACGGGGCATGGCCAGCCTGCGCGATACCCTGCAGCGCCGCGACGATCGAGGCGTCAATGAGCTCGGCTACCTGCTGATCGGACCTCGAGGCCAGCATCTGGGCGGTGAGCTGTCGACAACCCCGCCCCCGATGGGTTGGAGTGAAATCCGGTTCCGCGACCAGGAGGACGAGATCGCCGCAGCCCGGGCATTTACGACCGTTCTGCCTGACGGAAGCCGGCTGACCGTCGCCGTGGAGCTGGCTCCCGCATACGAACTGCGGCAAACGGTCGTCAGGCTTCTCCTGTTCGGGTTCGGGACCATGCTCGTGGGCGGTATCGCGGGCGGCGTATTGCTGATCCGCGCCATTCGCTCGCGGCTCAGCGTCATGAACAACACGGCCCAGGCCATCATCGCGGGCGACATGACGCAGCGGGTGCCGGCGTCGCCGACGCGCGACGATGAATTCGACCGCCTCGCCCGCACGCTCAACACTATGCTCGAGAGAAACAGCGCGCTGATCGACAACCTGCGCCAGGTCTCGAGCGACATCGCCCACGATCTGCGGACCCCGCTGGCCCGGCTCCTCCAGAGAATGGAGCGTCTTTCCTCCGCCCTGCAGGGCGACCCGGTGCTTCATCAGGAAGTCGAGCGCGCGATAGGCGAGGCCAACGCCACGCTCTCCCTGTTCGGCGCATTGCTGCGCATCGCCGAAGTCGAATCCGGCACGTTGCGGCGGTATTTTCTGCCGCTCGATCTCAGTGCTACTGCCTGCAGCATAGCCGAAAGCTACATGGCGGTGGCCGAAGACAGCGGTCGCTCCTTGACGTGCCGGATCGAAGACGACGTGCGGGTGATCGGAGACAGGGACCTGGTGTCCCAGGCTCTCGTCAACCTTCTCGAGAATGCGATCCGGCACACGCCACCGGGCACTCGCATCCTCGTCACGGTCAGGCGTGAGCGCGCGCGCGCGGTGCTTGGGGTAGTCGATAACGGGCATGGCGTTTCCGCTGAACTGTGGGGCACGCTTGCCAAGCGTTTCACGCGCGGCGACAAGTCTCGTTCCGGACCGGGCTTTGGCTTGGGGCTCAACCTCGTAGAGGCCGTGGCGACTGTCCACGGGGGCGCCATGCGGTTCCGCGACGCGGGGCCTGGCCTGATCGTCAGTTTGGACATGCCTGTTGCGTAA
- a CDS encoding DedA family protein — protein MTSRVAGFVAEHGMWAGPIVGLLSFGESLALLGLFIPATTVMLAVGGLVGAGVLDPAPIVFWAVLGAILGDWLSYGMGRWIGPSIYHRWPLKKHRPMVARTRLFFRRFGFTAVFLGRFLGPIRATVPLVAGVVGMAKRPFQIANIVSAIIWVPMMFAPGILAARMMGPQWRISEAHLLVFGGAVLVMTSLAMAVTSRVLGSKQRNRRRASKRNQSNQQPDAGFSNSANDQ, from the coding sequence ATGACGAGCCGAGTGGCTGGTTTTGTCGCCGAGCACGGGATGTGGGCGGGTCCTATTGTCGGCCTGCTGTCCTTCGGCGAATCGCTGGCGCTGCTGGGGCTGTTCATACCGGCCACTACCGTCATGCTGGCAGTCGGCGGGCTGGTGGGCGCCGGGGTTCTTGACCCCGCCCCGATTGTGTTCTGGGCGGTCCTAGGAGCCATCCTGGGCGACTGGCTGTCGTATGGAATGGGACGGTGGATCGGGCCTTCCATCTACCATCGCTGGCCACTCAAGAAACATCGTCCGATGGTCGCCCGGACCCGGCTGTTCTTTCGAAGGTTTGGCTTCACGGCGGTTTTCCTGGGACGCTTTCTCGGACCGATACGCGCTACGGTTCCGCTTGTGGCCGGGGTAGTCGGGATGGCCAAGCGGCCGTTCCAGATCGCGAATATCGTATCAGCCATTATCTGGGTGCCGATGATGTTCGCGCCTGGCATTCTAGCTGCACGCATGATGGGGCCACAGTGGCGGATCAGCGAAGCGCATCTGCTGGTATTCGGGGGCGCCGTGCTGGTAATGACCAGTCTGGCGATGGCAGTGACGTCCCGTGTCCTGGGCAGCAAACAGCGAAACCGCCGGCGCGCGAGCAAACGCAACCAATCCAACCAACAACCCGATGCGGGATTTTCAAATTCCGCCAATGACCAATAG
- a CDS encoding metallophosphoesterase encodes MTPASARSPVPRSAGTPYAARNLPDRIILTPAADPAHGMAVTWRTDVAQVTSEAQIAVAVDGPTLEENAQAVTGARGAQKDSANGPALYHHVQFETLSPDTVYAYRLKGSAGWSEWLQFRTASTEAKPFRFLYLGDIQNGILTYASRVIRQAFHANGGIELVLHAGDLAAQRDDLDHDDEWGEFNEAGGYNWGIVPQVPATGNHEYVDVAMPNGAESRELGPYWPLQFALPSNGAPEVKATTYFLDYQGVRFIVLDGTSAIDLGTMTQQTRWLDGTLASSKARWNVVLFHQPVFTCARPQDTSEVKAAWKPVFDSRKVDLVLQGHDHCYSRLTSEAGREASAVMRADGKVQGPVYLVSVTGSKMYGLNDRARTQPDKTAEATELYQVVDVAGDRLKFRTFTASGKLYDGFDLERRGGGNHLVDVEAPMLAVRACTGEVGPDGGKCVARGK; translated from the coding sequence ATGACGCCTGCGTCCGCGCGGAGCCCGGTGCCGCGTTCGGCCGGGACGCCCTATGCAGCGCGCAACCTGCCGGATCGGATCATCCTGACACCGGCGGCCGATCCCGCCCACGGAATGGCCGTGACCTGGCGCACCGACGTTGCACAGGTCACGAGCGAGGCGCAGATTGCCGTCGCGGTGGACGGGCCGACATTGGAAGAAAACGCTCAGGCTGTCACAGGCGCTCGGGGAGCGCAGAAGGACAGCGCCAATGGCCCGGCGCTTTACCATCATGTCCAGTTCGAGACCCTTTCACCCGATACCGTATACGCATACCGCCTCAAGGGCAGCGCCGGTTGGAGCGAATGGCTGCAGTTCCGAACTGCTTCGACAGAGGCAAAACCATTCCGTTTTCTTTACCTCGGCGACATCCAGAACGGCATCCTGACGTATGCGAGCCGCGTGATCCGCCAGGCCTTCCACGCCAATGGCGGCATCGAACTGGTGCTTCACGCCGGTGATCTGGCGGCCCAGCGTGACGATCTCGACCATGACGACGAATGGGGAGAGTTCAACGAGGCGGGCGGCTACAACTGGGGGATCGTCCCGCAGGTCCCGGCAACCGGCAACCATGAATATGTCGATGTCGCAATGCCCAACGGGGCGGAGAGCCGCGAACTCGGGCCGTACTGGCCGCTGCAGTTCGCGCTGCCATCGAACGGCGCGCCGGAGGTCAAGGCGACCACCTACTTTCTTGATTATCAGGGCGTGCGCTTCATCGTCCTCGACGGGACATCGGCTATCGACCTGGGCACCATGACTCAGCAGACCCGATGGCTTGACGGGACTCTGGCATCCAGCAAGGCCAGGTGGAACGTCGTGCTGTTCCATCAGCCGGTGTTCACCTGTGCACGCCCGCAGGATACCTCTGAAGTCAAGGCGGCGTGGAAGCCGGTATTCGACAGCCGCAAGGTCGATCTCGTGCTGCAGGGGCACGATCACTGTTACAGCCGGCTGACGTCCGAGGCGGGCCGCGAGGCTTCGGCGGTCATGCGCGCAGACGGCAAGGTGCAGGGCCCCGTCTATCTCGTGTCGGTCACCGGTTCGAAAATGTATGGTTTGAATGATCGCGCTCGCACGCAACCCGACAAGACCGCCGAAGCGACGGAGCTGTATCAGGTGGTCGATGTCGCCGGAGATCGCCTGAAGTTTCGGACTTTCACCGCATCAGGCAAGCTTTACGATGGTTTCGACCTGGAGCGTCGAGGTGGCGGCAATCATCTGGTCGACGTCGAGGCGCCGATGTTGGCCGTTCGCGCCTGCACCGGCGAGGTCGGCCCGGATGGCGGGAAGTGTGTCGCCCGAGGAAAGTAG
- the ltrA gene encoding group II intron reverse transcriptase/maturase encodes MIISEMQHKLATWAESDPNRRFDRLLRLIADRAWLAEAARIVLASSGANTPGIDGMDKQRMQAGLAEYLASLRTDLLSGNYIPQPVRRIYIPKANGKNRPLGIPTLKDRIIQRAMLMAMEPIWESDFHRLSYGFRPERSVHHAVRTVKIQLQDGGAGTRGRWVIEGDLASYFDTVHHRLLLRCIRRRIRDDRFVDLLWRFLKAGHIDRGLFVASSEGVPQGGVLSPLLSNIMLHEFDAWLEAKYLSDKARKDRWAWNFGIQQGRPITVRENRQWKPAVAYCRYADDFVVIVKGTKAHAEAIRDECRTFLEGGLKLTLNMGKTHITHVNDGFVFLGHRIIRRRGSRGRMSVVSTIPKEKAETFAHRLIKALSGNHDVATVDMIDRLNRQLAGWAAFYKFTDFTARIFRRIDTVVFWKMAHWLARKYRSRIKPLMRKWYRVPDIGQSKTWLIYGRSNQGKAVGKALRRLVTSQKMQFRWRNPDRNPYIFRDEIRNTVTSRYHDVAMAMGQG; translated from the coding sequence TTGATAATCAGCGAAATGCAGCACAAGCTCGCGACATGGGCCGAGAGCGATCCGAACCGCAGGTTCGATCGTCTCCTCCGGCTCATCGCCGACAGGGCGTGGCTGGCCGAGGCAGCCCGGATCGTGCTGGCGTCAAGTGGCGCCAATACGCCGGGCATCGACGGAATGGACAAGCAGCGGATGCAGGCCGGACTGGCAGAATATCTGGCCAGCCTGCGCACGGACTTGCTGTCGGGGAATTACATCCCGCAGCCGGTCAGGCGAATCTATATCCCGAAAGCCAATGGCAAGAATCGACCTCTGGGTATCCCGACCCTGAAAGACCGCATCATCCAACGTGCGATGCTGATGGCCATGGAGCCGATCTGGGAGAGCGACTTCCATCGCCTCTCCTACGGCTTCCGGCCGGAACGCAGCGTGCATCACGCAGTCCGGACAGTGAAGATCCAGTTGCAGGATGGTGGCGCCGGGACGCGGGGCCGCTGGGTCATCGAAGGTGATCTGGCGAGCTACTTCGACACGGTCCACCATCGGCTTCTTCTTCGCTGTATCCGGCGGCGTATCAGGGATGATCGGTTCGTCGATCTGCTCTGGCGGTTCCTGAAGGCAGGCCACATTGATCGTGGCCTGTTCGTCGCCTCGAGCGAAGGTGTTCCGCAAGGCGGCGTGCTGTCGCCGCTTCTGTCCAACATCATGCTCCATGAGTTCGATGCCTGGCTGGAGGCGAAATACCTCAGCGACAAGGCGCGAAAGGATCGCTGGGCATGGAACTTCGGTATTCAGCAGGGACGCCCCATCACGGTTCGCGAGAACCGGCAATGGAAACCTGCTGTCGCCTACTGCCGCTACGCCGACGACTTCGTCGTCATCGTCAAGGGCACCAAGGCACACGCCGAGGCCATCCGTGATGAATGCCGGACCTTTCTGGAGGGCGGCCTTAAACTGACGTTGAATATGGGCAAGACCCATATCACCCACGTCAATGACGGGTTCGTGTTCCTCGGGCACCGGATCATCCGCAGGCGGGGATCAAGAGGACGCATGTCCGTGGTCTCGACGATACCCAAGGAGAAAGCCGAGACCTTCGCCCACCGATTGATCAAGGCGCTCTCCGGCAATCATGATGTTGCCACGGTGGACATGATCGATCGCCTGAACCGTCAACTGGCGGGATGGGCTGCGTTCTACAAGTTCACCGACTTCACAGCGCGCATATTCCGGCGCATCGACACCGTCGTGTTCTGGAAAATGGCGCACTGGTTGGCGCGGAAATACCGGTCACGCATCAAGCCTCTGATGCGCAAATGGTACCGTGTACCGGACATCGGCCAGTCGAAAACTTGGCTGATTTATGGTCGTAGCAATCAGGGAAAAGCTGTCGGCAAGGCGCTGCGCAGACTGGTCACAAGCCAGAAAATGCAGTTCCGGTGGCGGAACCCGGATCGAAATCCCTATATCTTCCGGGACGAAATCCGAAACACCGTTACCTCCCGCTATCATGACGTCGCCATGGCCATGGGCCAGGGTTGA
- a CDS encoding GMC oxidoreductase, translating into MQPYYDEARQVFGLPWSRASLREFNRAGGNLPSFDDDELSYRFWTFDQRSNRFTFAGSDDLVSHPRCTVFTHANATRIHTDANGRRVTCVEVSSLAGRRARFHARAFVLAAGGIENPRLLLASQSHDGVGLGNENDLVGRFFMEHPHARGGKVVANDVWSLLKAFGKRRRIAGQDVAALLAPGRQLQEREGILNTSFTVAARQPAAHAQFAGMRAYHRVKHDLEPTRGSRAVWLSVKRAAHIGQKVIDPARPWLLQKLGKLEMALLVRAEQAPNPDSRVTLSRTRDALGIPRVKLDWKTSDLDIHSVERLVAAMRREMERLGLGTVDPAEWLTQDNRHWQTDRLISSHPIGGYHHMGTTRMASDPKQGVVDAQCRVHGVDNLYVAGSSVFPTSGWANPTFTIAALALRTADHIARRAADEDLPALEATQAVTQQACPN; encoded by the coding sequence ATGCAACCCTATTACGATGAAGCCAGGCAGGTGTTCGGCCTTCCCTGGAGCCGGGCGTCCCTGAGGGAGTTCAACCGTGCGGGTGGCAACCTGCCGAGTTTCGACGACGACGAACTGTCCTACAGGTTCTGGACGTTCGATCAGCGCTCCAATCGCTTCACATTCGCGGGCAGCGATGACCTCGTCAGCCACCCACGCTGCACCGTCTTCACGCATGCCAACGCGACACGGATTCATACCGACGCGAACGGACGGCGGGTCACCTGTGTCGAAGTGAGCAGCCTGGCTGGCCGCCGCGCGCGGTTTCATGCGCGTGCATTCGTACTTGCCGCTGGTGGTATCGAAAATCCCCGGCTCCTGCTGGCGTCCCAATCGCATGACGGCGTGGGTCTCGGGAACGAGAACGACCTGGTCGGTCGCTTCTTCATGGAGCACCCCCATGCCCGCGGCGGCAAGGTCGTCGCCAACGACGTCTGGTCTTTGCTCAAGGCATTCGGGAAACGCAGGAGAATCGCAGGACAGGACGTCGCGGCACTTCTCGCGCCTGGTCGCCAGCTCCAGGAACGCGAAGGCATACTCAACACCTCCTTCACCGTCGCAGCGAGACAGCCCGCTGCACATGCGCAGTTCGCCGGGATGCGAGCCTATCATCGTGTGAAGCATGACCTTGAGCCGACGCGCGGTTCGCGGGCAGTATGGCTATCGGTCAAGCGAGCCGCACATATTGGGCAAAAAGTCATCGATCCGGCGCGCCCCTGGTTGCTGCAAAAGCTTGGCAAACTGGAGATGGCGCTTCTCGTTCGAGCTGAGCAGGCGCCCAATCCCGATAGCCGGGTGACGCTATCACGAACGCGCGACGCGCTGGGCATCCCGCGCGTCAAGCTTGACTGGAAGACGAGCGATCTCGACATCCATTCCGTAGAGCGACTGGTCGCGGCGATGCGCCGGGAAATGGAGCGGCTGGGGCTCGGCACGGTTGACCCGGCGGAATGGCTGACGCAAGACAACCGGCATTGGCAGACAGATCGCCTGATCAGCTCCCACCCCATCGGTGGCTATCACCACATGGGTACGACCCGCATGGCATCCGATCCCAAGCAGGGTGTGGTCGATGCGCAATGCCGCGTGCACGGGGTGGACAACCTGTATGTGGCGGGAAGTTCCGTGTTCCCGACCTCGGGCTGGGCGAACCCCACGTTCACGATCGCGGCGCTGGCGCTAAGGACCGCCGATCATATCGCCAGGCGCGCGGCGGACGAGGACCTACCCGCGCTCGAGGCCACACAGGCGGTTACGCAACAGGCATGTCCAAACTGA
- a CDS encoding undecaprenyl-diphosphate phosphatase, with protein MSPIEAVLLGLLQGLTEFLPVSSSAHLRVAGSFLPSGDPGAAFTAVVQIGTEAAVLLYFRRDILRIVTAWFASFLPSAHPDPFDARMGWLILLGTLPIAILGVLFKSAIEGHLRNLYVTAIMLIVFGLLLGVADRKGHKQLPLGRLTWRDGILLGFAQAMALVPGVSRSGGTITAGLLLGYRREAAARFSFLLAIPAVLASGTYQLIRYWNEFTADLAMPTALATLAAFASGYGVIVVFLRLISQRSYLSFVIYRVGLGSLLLVGLLAGRIAP; from the coding sequence ATGAGCCCGATTGAAGCCGTGTTGCTGGGGCTGCTTCAGGGGCTGACCGAATTTTTGCCGGTCTCCTCGAGCGCTCATCTGCGCGTCGCCGGATCGTTTCTGCCTTCTGGGGATCCCGGCGCGGCGTTCACCGCGGTCGTGCAGATCGGCACGGAAGCGGCGGTACTGCTTTACTTTCGCCGGGACATCCTTCGCATCGTCACGGCCTGGTTCGCATCGTTCTTACCTTCAGCACATCCCGATCCCTTCGATGCAAGGATGGGCTGGCTGATTTTGCTCGGAACGCTGCCCATCGCGATCCTGGGGGTGTTGTTCAAAAGCGCCATCGAAGGCCATCTGCGAAACCTCTACGTGACGGCGATCATGCTGATCGTGTTTGGCCTGCTTCTGGGAGTGGCCGACCGCAAGGGGCATAAGCAGTTGCCACTGGGCAGGCTGACCTGGCGCGACGGTATCCTGCTGGGCTTCGCTCAGGCCATGGCCCTTGTTCCGGGCGTGTCACGTTCTGGAGGAACAATCACTGCAGGATTGCTGCTTGGATACAGGCGAGAGGCCGCCGCGCGCTTTTCGTTCTTGCTGGCCATTCCAGCGGTGCTGGCGTCCGGCACCTATCAGCTGATCCGGTACTGGAACGAATTCACCGCTGACCTGGCAATGCCCACGGCCCTGGCGACCCTGGCGGCATTTGCATCCGGTTACGGCGTCATCGTCGTGTTCCTCAGGCTCATCTCGCAGCGCAGTTATCTGTCTTTCGTCATCTACCGGGTGGGTCTTGGCAGTCTGCTGCTTGTTGGCCTGCTCGCGGGACGTATCGCCCCTTGA
- a CDS encoding transporter associated domain-containing protein has protein sequence MEMLADPSIWVGLLTLVLLEVVLGIDNLVFIAILADKLPAHQRDKARLLGLSLALVMRLILLASIAWIVGLTTTVFSLLGHDFSWRDIILAGGGVFLLIKATMEIHERLEGHDEDGGNGAVKATFWVTIAQILALDAVFSLDSIITAVGMVDHLWVMMTAVVVAMGIMIAASRPLTAFVGRHPTVIILCLSFLLLIGFSLVAEAFGFHVPKGYLYAAIGFSILIEGFNQVSTRNRRKALSQQPLRQRAADSILRLLTPRERSPEAGDNGGDASAAATSDEGHAFEAAEREMIHGVITLADLPVGAIMTAREEVFWLDVEDDIRGSAERLIESGRTRVLICRGSLDDLLGTAETRRLLPAILSGEEVDLVALVERPLIVHEDLSALKLIDVLRETDEKFAVVVDERGGIDGVVTTTDIFAAIAGDLADDEDEAAWTRVDVRTIEADATIALSDLREPLGVDQWPSSGRYSTLGGFLLFEFGRMPDVGDQIRRVEFDFTVLSIRPSRIAQVRISTAPNA, from the coding sequence ATGGAAATGCTTGCTGATCCTTCAATTTGGGTGGGACTGCTGACGCTTGTCCTCCTCGAGGTAGTGCTCGGGATCGACAATCTCGTTTTCATCGCCATCCTGGCGGACAAGCTGCCGGCGCATCAGCGCGATAAAGCGCGGCTGCTCGGCCTCTCGCTAGCGCTCGTGATGCGCCTGATACTGCTTGCCAGCATCGCCTGGATCGTCGGGCTGACCACTACGGTGTTCTCTCTGCTCGGCCATGATTTTTCCTGGCGGGACATCATTCTGGCGGGCGGCGGTGTTTTCCTCCTCATCAAAGCCACGATGGAAATCCACGAACGGCTGGAGGGCCACGACGAGGACGGCGGCAACGGCGCCGTAAAGGCCACGTTCTGGGTGACGATTGCCCAGATCCTGGCGCTGGACGCCGTGTTTTCTCTCGATTCCATCATCACGGCGGTGGGCATGGTCGATCATCTGTGGGTGATGATGACCGCCGTGGTCGTGGCTATGGGTATCATGATCGCGGCGAGCCGCCCGCTGACGGCCTTCGTCGGCCGGCATCCCACGGTCATCATCCTTTGCCTGAGCTTCCTGCTCCTGATCGGTTTCAGCCTCGTCGCCGAGGCGTTCGGGTTCCACGTTCCAAAGGGCTACCTCTACGCCGCGATCGGCTTCTCGATACTGATCGAAGGGTTCAACCAGGTCAGCACGCGCAATCGCCGCAAGGCCCTCTCTCAACAACCTTTGCGGCAACGCGCGGCCGACAGCATCTTGCGCCTCCTGACGCCGCGAGAACGTTCGCCCGAGGCTGGCGACAACGGCGGGGATGCAAGCGCCGCGGCCACGAGCGATGAGGGCCACGCCTTTGAAGCTGCCGAGCGAGAGATGATCCATGGGGTGATCACGCTGGCCGACCTTCCGGTGGGCGCGATCATGACCGCGCGCGAGGAGGTGTTCTGGCTCGACGTCGAGGACGACATCCGGGGCAGCGCGGAACGGCTGATCGAAAGCGGCAGAACCCGTGTGCTGATATGCCGGGGATCGCTGGACGACCTGCTCGGTACTGCGGAAACACGCCGCTTGCTGCCGGCGATTCTCTCTGGCGAAGAAGTCGATCTCGTCGCCCTGGTGGAGCGTCCGCTCATCGTGCACGAGGATCTGAGCGCCCTCAAACTTATCGACGTCCTGCGCGAGACGGACGAGAAATTCGCCGTGGTGGTCGATGAGCGCGGCGGCATCGACGGAGTGGTCACAACGACCGACATCTTTGCCGCGATCGCTGGCGATCTCGCGGACGATGAGGACGAAGCTGCGTGGACGCGGGTGGATGTCCGAACGATCGAAGCGGATGCGACGATCGCGCTGTCCGATCTTCGCGAGCCGCTTGGAGTAGATCAATGGCCGTCCAGCGGCAGGTATAGCACCCTTGGCGGGTTCCTGCTTTTCGAGTTTGGGCGCATGCCCGACGTGGGCGATCAAATCCGGCGGGTCGAGTTCGACTTCACGGTCCTGTCGATCCGCCCCAGCAGGATCGCGCAGGTCAGAATCAGCACTGCGCCAAACGCCTAA
- a CDS encoding FAD-dependent oxidoreductase, with protein sequence MHVDFEKSDFADFATDVCIIGGGVAGITMARRLLKAGRTVTLLESGGLDYEADSADLNAGENVGEPYYELHHSRLRFFGGTTAIWGGA encoded by the coding sequence ATGCATGTTGACTTTGAGAAATCGGACTTCGCCGATTTTGCCACCGATGTCTGCATCATCGGCGGCGGCGTAGCCGGCATAACGATGGCGCGCCGCCTCCTGAAGGCGGGAAGAACCGTTACTCTTCTCGAGTCCGGCGGGCTCGACTACGAGGCGGACAGCGCAGATCTCAATGCCGGCGAAAATGTCGGTGAGCCCTATTACGAGCTCCATCATTCGCGGTTGCGCTTCTTCGGCGGAACGACCGCTATCTGGGGGGGCGCATAG
- a CDS encoding tyrosine-type recombinase/integrase, which yields MPLVTTLRTAERVVIDAPLLEAFQAAASRHTLLALRSDLTAFDLWCRQHRRITLPASAGDVADYLKFRAGQGAKPASLARYKASIARLHQLLGLVDPTTAPLVKLTLAAIRRDKGVAQRQAAPLRFKGPVADLERDPARGLNLRALLESCGADPMGLRDRALLSLAYDTGLRASELVAVTLEHIVPATDPDARLLTIARSKGDREGEGATAFLSPRTVRAVYAWAAAAGIVTGPLFRRVIVRHYTARARVPGRDLSTISGREIWDLRKTLPKPAVPARTEYSFGEAALHPGSIGPIWRAIIRRAFDQGALPDLTKDDLEHLLQRISGHSTRVGLNQDLFASGEDLAGIMDALRWKSPRMPLAYNRNLAAEHGAAGRLMKKLV from the coding sequence CTGCCGCTGGTAACCACCTTGCGCACGGCCGAACGGGTGGTGATCGACGCGCCCCTCCTCGAAGCCTTCCAGGCCGCCGCCTCGCGCCATACCCTGCTGGCACTGCGCTCGGATCTGACTGCGTTCGATCTGTGGTGCCGCCAGCATCGCCGGATTACGCTGCCAGCCAGCGCGGGGGATGTGGCCGATTATCTCAAGTTCCGCGCAGGGCAGGGGGCCAAGCCGGCCTCACTCGCGCGCTACAAGGCCTCGATCGCCCGGCTGCACCAGCTGCTCGGGCTCGTCGATCCGACCACTGCGCCTCTGGTCAAGCTGACGCTGGCGGCGATCCGCCGCGACAAGGGCGTCGCCCAGCGCCAGGCCGCGCCGCTGCGCTTCAAGGGCCCTGTCGCCGACCTCGAGCGCGATCCGGCGCGGGGGCTCAATCTGCGCGCGCTGCTCGAGAGCTGCGGCGCGGATCCCATGGGCCTGCGCGACCGTGCGCTGCTCAGTCTTGCATACGACACGGGTCTGCGCGCCAGCGAACTCGTCGCGGTTACGCTGGAGCACATCGTGCCGGCAACCGATCCCGACGCACGGCTGCTGACCATCGCGCGTAGCAAGGGCGACAGAGAAGGGGAGGGCGCCACTGCGTTCCTGAGCCCGCGGACCGTGCGCGCGGTGTACGCGTGGGCGGCAGCGGCCGGCATCGTTACCGGCCCGTTATTCCGGCGGGTGATCGTGCGGCACTACACGGCGCGGGCCCGCGTGCCCGGGCGTGACTTGTCGACGATATCGGGGCGGGAGATTTGGGACCTGCGCAAGACGTTGCCCAAGCCCGCAGTGCCGGCGCGCACCGAATATAGTTTCGGCGAGGCCGCTCTGCATCCGGGCTCGATCGGGCCGATCTGGCGGGCGATCATCCGGCGGGCTTTCGACCAGGGCGCTTTGCCGGATCTGACTAAGGACGACTTGGAGCACCTGCTGCAGCGGATCAGCGGACATTCCACGCGGGTCGGGCTCAACCAGGACCTGTTCGCGAGCGGTGAGGACCTGGCCGGAATCATGGACGCCTTGCGTTGGAAAAGCCCGCGTATGCCGCTCGCCTACAATCGCAACCTGGCCGCGGAGCATGGGGCGGCGGGAAGGCTCATGAAGAAGCTGGTGTAG
- a CDS encoding response regulator transcription factor, with protein sequence MPREEVINDMRILVVEDDSDMADFISDGLTASGHVVMTELDAAAGLRRAQRENCDVLVIDRMLPDMDGADLVSQMRGLGMAEPILLLTSLGAIEDRVKGLGSGADDYLVKPFAMAELGARVEALGRRGKAGLSDTSSCGSLKIDRVRREVWREGRRIVLQPREYELLEQLMRQPDQVVSRAMLLEQVWHFHFDPQTNIVETHMSRLRQKLNADFASDPIQTVRGVGYRLRSDV encoded by the coding sequence ATGCCGCGCGAAGAGGTTATAAACGACATGCGAATATTGGTGGTCGAAGACGACAGTGACATGGCGGACTTCATCAGCGACGGCCTGACCGCCTCCGGGCACGTGGTCATGACCGAACTGGACGCAGCCGCTGGCCTGCGCCGCGCCCAGCGCGAAAACTGCGATGTGCTCGTCATCGACCGCATGCTGCCCGACATGGACGGCGCCGACCTCGTCTCGCAGATGCGCGGCCTTGGGATGGCCGAGCCGATCCTGCTGCTGACGTCGCTGGGGGCCATCGAGGACCGGGTCAAAGGCCTGGGAAGCGGCGCCGACGACTATCTGGTCAAGCCCTTCGCTATGGCGGAGCTCGGTGCGCGCGTCGAGGCGCTTGGCAGGCGCGGGAAAGCCGGTCTGAGCGACACCTCGTCATGCGGCTCGCTCAAGATCGACCGCGTGCGACGGGAGGTCTGGCGCGAGGGGCGCCGCATCGTGTTGCAGCCTCGCGAATACGAGCTGCTCGAGCAGCTGATGCGGCAACCCGATCAGGTGGTTTCACGGGCCATGCTTCTGGAACAGGTCTGGCACTTCCATTTCGATCCCCAGACCAATATCGTCGAGACGCACATGAGCCGGTTACGCCAGAAACTGAACGCGGATTTCGCGTCCGATCCGATCCAGACCGTCCGGGGTGTGGGCTATCGTCTTCGCAGCGATGTTTAG